A DNA window from Chryseobacterium sp. MEBOG06 contains the following coding sequences:
- a CDS encoding SDR family oxidoreductase, translating to MENIALVVGATGITGSNLADELIAQGWTTYGLSRNPNNNIPNLRPIKADLMDEQNLTEALEGISPTHVYFTTWMRNDTEEENIRVNSSLIRNLLNVLSEKKSVQHVALVTGLKHYLGPFEAYAKDGILPETPVREEHPRLPLPNFYYAQEDEVYKASERDGFTWSIHRPHTVVGYAVGNLMNIGTTLAVYASICKETGRKLIWPGSEAQWNGISDVTDAKILAKQLVWAASTDSAKNQAFNITNGDVFRWKWLWKRLADWFGIESEGFENTIRPLEKELENDHQIWKEIAKKYSLNEQNIDRLSSAWHTDLDLGRPLEVMCDMSGSRKLGFSAFKSTEDSFIEVFERLKAEKMIP from the coding sequence ATGGAAAATATTGCATTGGTAGTAGGCGCTACCGGAATTACTGGAAGTAATCTTGCAGACGAATTAATCGCACAGGGCTGGACTACCTATGGACTGTCCAGAAATCCGAATAACAATATTCCAAATCTTCGCCCCATTAAGGCAGACCTGATGGATGAGCAAAACCTTACGGAAGCATTGGAAGGAATCTCTCCTACGCATGTTTATTTTACAACATGGATGCGAAATGACACTGAAGAGGAAAACATCCGGGTCAACAGTTCACTAATCAGAAATCTGCTGAATGTCTTATCAGAAAAAAAATCAGTTCAGCACGTTGCCTTGGTAACAGGGCTTAAGCATTATCTTGGGCCTTTTGAGGCTTATGCTAAAGATGGTATCCTTCCTGAAACCCCAGTGCGTGAAGAACATCCAAGACTTCCTCTTCCCAATTTCTATTACGCTCAGGAAGATGAAGTTTATAAAGCTTCTGAAAGAGATGGTTTTACATGGAGCATCCACAGACCACATACAGTTGTAGGCTATGCCGTTGGGAACCTGATGAATATCGGAACCACTTTAGCAGTCTATGCAAGTATATGTAAAGAAACCGGACGAAAGTTGATATGGCCCGGATCTGAAGCTCAATGGAATGGTATTTCTGATGTAACAGATGCGAAAATATTGGCCAAACAGCTGGTATGGGCAGCTAGTACTGATTCTGCAAAAAACCAGGCCTTCAATATTACCAATGGAGATGTTTTCAGATGGAAATGGCTCTGGAAAAGGCTGGCAGACTGGTTTGGAATTGAATCTGAAGGTTTTGAAAATACAATAAGACCCCTGGAAAAAGAGCTGGAAAATGATCATCAGATTTGGAAAGAAATAGCTAAAAAATATAGTCTGAATGAGCAAAATATTGACCGCTTATCTTCAGCCTGGCATACGGATCTTGATCTTGGAAGACCTCTGGAAGTGATGTGTGATATGTCCGGAAGCAGAAAATTAGGCTTTTCAGCATTCAAAAGCACTGAAGATTCTTTTATAGAAGTATTTGAAAGACTGAAAGCTGAAAAAATGATTCCTTAA
- a CDS encoding Crp/Fnr family transcriptional regulator, with translation MLDVLLSHIQNKVDITEDQKKQLRSFFTFKKLKKKQYLLQEGDICKCLSFVSRGLLKSYFSDEKGNEHINMFAFEGWWISDFNSFIHQEKAVLNIDAVEETEILMITLQDYDKMLSEIPVMDRYFRILYQNSLVTKDYRLIVSNSYTAEEKYLQLAQKNPEMIKRVPHNLIASYLGLAPETISRIRKKISLNNT, from the coding sequence ATGTTAGACGTCCTTCTTTCCCATATTCAGAATAAGGTTGATATAACCGAAGATCAGAAAAAACAGCTGCGGTCTTTCTTTACTTTTAAAAAGCTTAAAAAAAAACAATATCTGCTTCAGGAGGGAGATATCTGCAAATGTTTGTCTTTTGTAAGTAGAGGATTACTCAAATCCTATTTTTCGGATGAAAAAGGAAATGAACATATCAATATGTTTGCCTTTGAAGGCTGGTGGATATCCGATTTCAACAGCTTTATTCATCAGGAAAAAGCGGTTCTGAATATCGATGCGGTAGAGGAAACGGAGATATTGATGATCACATTGCAAGATTATGATAAAATGCTGTCAGAAATCCCTGTAATGGACCGGTATTTCAGGATTTTGTATCAAAACAGCCTTGTCACGAAAGACTACCGGCTAATAGTTTCCAACAGCTATACGGCCGAAGAAAAGTACCTTCAGCTGGCACAGAAAAACCCTGAAATGATCAAAAGGGTTCCACACAACCTTATTGCCTCTTATCTTGGGCTGGCTCCGGAAACGATAAGCAGAATACGTAAGAAGATTTCCCTGAATAATACTTGA
- a CDS encoding PPC domain-containing DNA-binding protein translates to MNVQNLKGNHWSARKVDHIYIVSITNHSHIVETLTDFVQNQKIEAGEVTGIGAVSEATLRFFNPSTKNYVDKTFKEQMEVTNISGNVSEIEGKIMLHLHITLGREDYTALAGHLLEARIQGAAEFIFYPLNTRMVKAKNEETGINLYDFEQ, encoded by the coding sequence ATGAATGTACAAAACCTTAAAGGAAATCATTGGTCGGCAAGAAAAGTGGATCATATTTATATTGTAAGTATTACAAATCATTCCCATATTGTAGAAACCTTAACAGACTTCGTCCAGAATCAAAAAATTGAGGCAGGAGAAGTTACCGGAATTGGTGCTGTGAGTGAAGCGACCCTTCGTTTTTTTAATCCTTCCACTAAAAATTATGTTGATAAAACGTTTAAAGAACAGATGGAAGTAACCAATATTTCCGGAAATGTATCAGAAATAGAAGGAAAAATAATGCTTCATCTTCACATTACTTTAGGCAGAGAAGATTATACCGCACTGGCAGGTCATCTTTTGGAAGCCAGGATTCAGGGCGCTGCAGAATTTATTTTCTATCCTCTTAATACAAGAATGGTAAAGGCTAAAAATGAAGAAACCGGGATTAATCTTTATGATTTTGAACAATAG
- a CDS encoding chloramphenicol acetyltransferase, whose product MKIVDLEKWNRKEHFEFFSGMASPYFGFTTEVDCTKAYDTAKSKGYSFFAYYFYKSMVAVNTVDELKLRIIDGQVVQFDTVHAGSTIGRPDGTFGFSFTRFSEDFETFNAALQEEIKGVHETSGLRISNERLGKDHVRHTTIPWNSFSAILHPTDFNTGESIPKIAFGKFNIREGKKYLPVSVEAHHGLADGIHLAKYMEEFQRQLDLE is encoded by the coding sequence ATGAAGATCGTAGACCTTGAAAAATGGAACAGAAAGGAGCATTTTGAATTTTTTTCAGGAATGGCAAGCCCATACTTTGGATTTACAACAGAAGTAGACTGTACTAAAGCTTATGATACAGCAAAAAGTAAAGGGTATTCATTCTTTGCCTATTATTTTTACAAATCTATGGTTGCTGTTAATACCGTTGATGAATTAAAATTAAGAATTATTGACGGACAGGTTGTTCAGTTTGATACCGTTCATGCTGGAAGTACGATTGGCAGACCAGACGGGACTTTTGGATTTTCATTTACCCGTTTCTCAGAAGATTTTGAGACCTTTAATGCCGCTCTGCAGGAAGAAATAAAAGGAGTACATGAAACTTCAGGACTTCGCATAAGCAATGAAAGACTGGGAAAAGACCATGTAAGACATACCACCATTCCATGGAATTCTTTCAGTGCCATTCTGCATCCTACAGACTTTAATACGGGTGAATCTATACCGAAGATTGCTTTTGGAAAATTCAATATTCGTGAAGGTAAAAAATATCTTCCTGTTTCTGTTGAAGCCCATCACGGATTAGCAGATGGAATCCATCTTGCGAAATATATGGAAGAATTTCAGAGACAGCTTGATCTGGAGTAA
- a CDS encoding tellurite resistance TerB C-terminal domain-containing protein has protein sequence MQNDNHSLHTDDFIIDVSGNTDIPIHFRNDIYLSESEPIPHQNGSYNTDSWKIGKKYSRKLNLTEDQIKILDKMSFSGNVFNEIEYCKIQILKQFLRAVDYLYQHCIPVNKSYLTVIDELSEIIVCLRYNYRKESLNYSYTYDSVQTEIFNHILKLCENNVREIYGIKRKINTDFNYNEPDILHQYNKKIVSKLEIFLKENQHQILDADYKTNIILNENNTSRWKTKFDLIKEDYSNPLAFEREIFRLVEVNVKNPSADAIFFEASKFAADYDRTCALRLYIHYLEKDLNSSRFDQRPLNKTIQKSLFSTREQLADFEKILNDFIADRNLENAIENANLLYQPKRKKITIDPEAIKDIQAQDSETADILGQILNTEDEDETFIETVQITKEEEELTITISPQVSENQTSKYLDSLNLSDIQKEILDLFEKNSFNILQCDFGDFIKTKGLFMGSAIDSINECCFETLDDVLIEEEDEYFIISTNYYQKLLNND, from the coding sequence ATGCAGAACGATAACCATTCTCTACATACCGATGATTTTATTATCGATGTCTCCGGAAATACTGATATCCCGATTCATTTCAGGAATGATATTTATCTTTCCGAAAGTGAACCCATACCTCATCAGAACGGATCTTATAATACTGATTCATGGAAAATCGGTAAAAAATACAGCAGGAAACTGAATCTGACCGAAGATCAGATTAAAATACTGGATAAAATGTCCTTTTCAGGAAATGTATTTAATGAGATTGAATACTGTAAAATCCAGATATTAAAACAGTTTTTAAGAGCGGTTGATTACCTTTATCAGCACTGTATTCCTGTCAATAAATCTTATCTGACAGTCATTGATGAATTATCGGAAATCATCGTTTGCCTTCGTTACAATTACAGAAAAGAAAGTTTGAACTACAGCTACACTTATGATTCTGTACAAACGGAAATTTTCAACCATATTTTGAAACTGTGCGAAAATAATGTCCGTGAAATCTATGGTATTAAAAGAAAAATTAATACTGATTTTAACTATAATGAACCTGATATTCTTCATCAATACAACAAAAAAATAGTTTCTAAACTTGAAATCTTTCTGAAAGAAAATCAGCATCAGATTCTGGATGCAGATTATAAGACGAATATTATTCTCAACGAAAATAATACCAGCCGATGGAAGACCAAATTTGACCTGATTAAAGAAGATTATTCAAATCCTCTTGCTTTTGAAAGAGAAATTTTCAGACTTGTAGAGGTGAACGTGAAAAATCCATCTGCTGATGCTATATTCTTTGAGGCTTCAAAATTTGCGGCAGACTATGACAGAACCTGTGCATTGCGGCTTTATATCCATTATCTGGAAAAAGATCTCAACTCATCCAGATTTGATCAGAGACCACTGAACAAAACGATTCAGAAGAGCTTATTTTCAACCCGGGAACAGCTTGCCGATTTTGAGAAAATTCTGAATGACTTCATTGCAGACAGAAATCTGGAAAACGCTATTGAAAATGCCAACCTTCTTTATCAGCCTAAAAGAAAAAAAATTACGATTGATCCTGAAGCCATTAAAGATATCCAGGCCCAGGATTCTGAAACAGCGGATATTCTGGGACAGATTCTCAATACTGAAGATGAAGACGAAACTTTTATAGAAACTGTTCAAATTACTAAGGAAGAAGAAGAACTTACTATTACCATAAGTCCTCAGGTTTCTGAAAATCAAACTTCCAAATATCTTGATAGTTTGAATTTATCAGATATTCAAAAGGAAATTCTGGATCTATTTGAGAAAAACAGTTTCAATATACTTCAGTGTGATTTTGGAGATTTTATAAAAACAAAAGGTCTGTTTATGGGCTCTGCAATAGATTCTATTAATGAATGCTGTTTCGAGACCCTGGATGATGTCCTGATTGAAGAAGAAGATGAATATTTTATTATTAGCACAAATTATTACCAAAAACTTTTAAATAATGATTGA
- a CDS encoding ATP-binding protein: MIDNIKPKEATSIINSLVSGVVPKIGVQHITVGRSEEINAVIGSLEDVKNGLSLVKFWIGDFGSGKSFMLHLLNTVALKQKFVVANADFTPDNRLYANDGKSVILYSAIMDNIAIQTKPEGGALQTLLEKWIEQVITKTAEENHLSLMEIRNDQYLSLIQNSIIKTVNEITEVGGFDFGSAIVKYYEGYIKGDELLRRNALKWLKGEYTTKTEARHDLGIREIINDSNYYDMLKNFCKLFVSMGYSGFMINLDEAINLYKISVAASREKNYEKILSIYNDCFQGKVANLFINFAGTKEFLENERRGLFSYPALKTRLESNKFETSELRDFAQPVIKLMPLNHNEIFVLLKKLKLIFDFNYKTELNITDEEISLFMEEIFNKPGAAEFLTPREVIRDFLNILNIIRQNPDVDKRILFGEIEIADERPDDLVLLDSIEEL; the protein is encoded by the coding sequence ATGATTGACAATATTAAACCCAAAGAAGCAACTTCCATTATCAACTCTCTGGTAAGCGGGGTAGTACCTAAAATTGGAGTTCAGCATATTACCGTGGGAAGATCTGAGGAGATTAACGCTGTTATAGGCTCTTTGGAAGATGTGAAAAATGGTCTCAGCCTGGTAAAATTCTGGATCGGAGACTTCGGAAGCGGAAAATCATTCATGCTTCATTTGTTGAATACAGTAGCTTTAAAGCAAAAATTTGTAGTAGCCAATGCAGATTTTACACCAGATAACAGGCTCTATGCCAATGATGGGAAAAGCGTCATTCTATATTCTGCCATCATGGATAATATTGCCATCCAGACGAAACCCGAAGGTGGAGCATTGCAGACCTTACTTGAAAAATGGATTGAGCAGGTGATTACAAAAACGGCTGAAGAAAATCATCTCTCTCTGATGGAGATCAGGAATGATCAGTATTTAAGCCTAATTCAGAATTCTATTATAAAAACAGTCAATGAAATTACAGAAGTAGGTGGTTTTGATTTTGGTTCTGCGATTGTCAAATATTATGAAGGGTATATCAAAGGGGATGAACTTCTACGTAGAAATGCCCTGAAGTGGCTGAAAGGAGAGTACACTACGAAAACGGAAGCCAGACATGACCTTGGAATAAGAGAGATCATCAATGATTCCAACTACTATGATATGCTGAAGAATTTCTGTAAGCTCTTTGTGAGTATGGGATATAGCGGTTTTATGATCAATCTGGATGAGGCCATTAATCTTTATAAAATTTCTGTTGCAGCTTCCCGTGAGAAGAATTATGAAAAAATTCTCTCTATTTATAACGATTGTTTTCAGGGAAAAGTAGCCAATCTATTCATTAATTTTGCAGGAACGAAAGAATTTCTCGAAAATGAAAGAAGAGGGCTATTCAGCTATCCGGCTTTAAAAACAAGATTAGAATCCAATAAATTTGAAACTTCTGAGCTGCGTGATTTTGCACAGCCCGTTATTAAACTGATGCCTTTGAATCATAATGAAATTTTTGTTTTGCTTAAAAAACTCAAGCTGATCTTCGATTTCAATTATAAAACAGAACTGAATATTACTGATGAAGAAATTTCCTTATTTATGGAAGAAATATTCAATAAACCCGGAGCCGCAGAATTTCTTACGCCAAGGGAGGTCATTCGTGATTTCCTGAATATCCTGAACATCATCAGACAAAATCCTGACGTGGATAAAAGAATACTTTTTGGAGAAATTGAAATTGCTGACGAAAGGCCGGATGATCTTGTTCTTTTAGACAGTATTGAGGAATTATGA
- a CDS encoding DEAD/DEAH box helicase, with the protein MTAFDQLSEPIRKYIRDKKWESLRPIQEAAIQRIISTDNNYILISRTASGKTEAAFLPILSKVNFKEPGVKVLYISPLIALINDQFLRVGNLCEYLDVPVTKWHGEASRGAKDRLLKAPEGIVLITPESLEAMFVNKPYNIHHLFSNLEYIVIDEIHSFLGSDRGTHLQSLLNRLQKVNMKKFNIVGLSATVSDANQYQELKDFLGDPDRTKIIRDSTPKPINAVFKYFAGTVDELPLPLLKDLYTRTRDSKVLIFPNARGRVEEVAVKLKQISERVGGHKNYFSHHSSVDREVREYVEFFAKNSTLQNFCISCTSTLELGIDIGNVDEVVQIDATHSIASLIQRVGRSGRREGKASNLFLYATGPWSLLQSLACWLLYKEHYIEPVSINKKPYDVLVHQLLSIVKGTSGIPLPQLLGEITSNITFSNIKAEQIEEVITYLIANDFLEKLGSELIIGIEGEKVVNSKDFYTLFETPVFFKVSGNGVKIGELPLTPQIKEDENIYLSARIWRIIDIDYKSKKIEVVPAVDGKKPMFLGDSADTAYKIREKMLEILVSKEEFDLLDQTGHEAIEILRKDFSVFKINDFRTDRPLLRSNENLTFYSFTSSKINKTLHFILNRLGIENVLTDNESSFEIKSCLASEFIIALKNTDQASEITNALTELLEDSPGMIDFSKWGKYLPIQYQAELLKEKYFDFEGCYAYLRNLEIIENNPQ; encoded by the coding sequence ATGACAGCATTCGACCAGCTTTCTGAACCTATCAGAAAATATATCCGTGATAAAAAATGGGAAAGTTTAAGACCTATTCAGGAAGCGGCTATCCAAAGGATTATTTCCACTGACAATAATTATATTTTAATATCAAGAACAGCTTCAGGCAAAACCGAAGCTGCTTTTCTTCCTATTTTATCAAAAGTCAATTTTAAAGAACCGGGAGTAAAAGTATTGTATATTTCTCCGTTGATTGCCCTGATTAACGATCAGTTTTTACGGGTCGGAAACCTTTGTGAATATTTGGATGTTCCTGTAACGAAATGGCATGGAGAAGCCTCGCGGGGAGCCAAAGACAGACTGCTTAAAGCTCCGGAAGGGATTGTTCTCATTACCCCGGAATCTTTAGAAGCCATGTTTGTGAATAAACCTTACAACATTCACCATCTTTTCTCTAATTTGGAATACATTGTTATTGATGAGATCCATTCTTTTTTAGGTTCCGATCGGGGTACTCACCTGCAGTCGCTATTGAATCGTCTTCAAAAAGTTAATATGAAGAAATTCAATATTGTGGGGCTGTCAGCAACGGTAAGTGATGCTAATCAATATCAGGAGCTTAAAGACTTTCTCGGAGATCCGGATCGTACAAAGATTATAAGAGATAGTACGCCGAAACCAATCAATGCTGTTTTCAAATATTTTGCAGGAACGGTTGATGAATTGCCTTTACCACTCTTGAAAGATCTGTATACCCGGACAAGAGACAGCAAAGTTTTGATATTTCCCAACGCAAGAGGAAGAGTAGAAGAAGTTGCTGTAAAGCTGAAACAGATCTCTGAAAGAGTAGGAGGTCATAAGAATTACTTTTCCCATCACTCATCTGTAGACCGGGAAGTTCGTGAATATGTAGAGTTTTTTGCAAAAAATTCTACTTTACAAAACTTTTGTATTTCCTGTACATCAACTCTGGAACTGGGAATTGATATAGGGAATGTAGATGAAGTGGTACAGATTGATGCCACTCACAGTATTGCTTCTCTGATCCAGCGGGTCGGGAGAAGTGGCAGAAGGGAAGGTAAAGCCAGTAATCTGTTTCTATATGCTACAGGACCATGGAGCTTGCTTCAGTCTTTAGCGTGTTGGTTATTATATAAGGAACATTATATAGAACCTGTTTCTATCAATAAAAAGCCTTATGATGTGCTTGTTCATCAACTTTTGTCCATTGTCAAAGGGACATCTGGGATTCCTCTGCCTCAGCTGTTGGGAGAGATTACGTCCAATATTACTTTTTCAAATATTAAAGCAGAGCAGATAGAAGAAGTAATCACCTATCTCATAGCTAATGATTTTTTAGAGAAACTGGGCAGCGAACTGATCATTGGTATTGAAGGAGAAAAAGTGGTCAACAGTAAAGATTTCTACACTCTTTTTGAAACACCTGTTTTCTTCAAAGTTTCAGGGAATGGAGTGAAAATCGGAGAACTCCCGTTAACTCCACAGATCAAAGAAGATGAAAATATTTACCTGTCTGCCAGGATATGGCGAATCATTGATATTGATTATAAATCAAAGAAAATTGAAGTGGTTCCTGCTGTAGATGGAAAAAAACCGATGTTTCTGGGTGATTCTGCTGACACAGCGTATAAAATCCGGGAAAAGATGCTCGAAATTCTTGTTTCAAAAGAGGAATTTGATCTTTTAGATCAGACAGGGCATGAAGCTATTGAGATTTTACGTAAAGATTTTTCTGTTTTTAAAATCAATGATTTCAGAACAGACAGACCTTTGCTAAGAAGTAATGAAAACCTTACTTTCTATTCTTTTACAAGCTCTAAAATCAACAAAACACTGCATTTTATTTTAAACAGGCTGGGAATAGAAAATGTACTCACCGATAATGAAAGTTCATTTGAAATAAAAAGTTGTCTTGCGTCTGAATTTATAATCGCTCTCAAAAATACGGATCAGGCCTCAGAGATTACGAATGCCCTTACTGAATTATTGGAAGATTCTCCTGGGATGATTGATTTTTCAAAATGGGGAAAATATCTACCGATTCAATATCAGGCAGAATTACTGAAAGAAAAATATTTTGACTTTGAAGGCTGTTATGCTTATCTCCGGAATTTAGAAATCATAGAAAATAATCCACAGTAA
- a CDS encoding MBL fold metallo-hydrolase, with protein MKIIPLKEGNFSASKAKDFTLLTTDNFDTVKGIKMSVQPFLIITENDYILLDAGIGWKNENGTSVISKILEENGISPGQITKLLLSHLHKDHIEGAVKLTDHGFEAVFPNAEIYIQKRELDFAMENKGNPSFDFDILEKLIQLPNVIWMDDDKGNITDEISYEVVGGHTPFMQVFWIRENGETVFYGADDLPQASYLKYHLAYKSDFNGRKAMELRLKWEKEARDNGWKILLYHDLDNDVIEIND; from the coding sequence ATGAAAATCATTCCCCTTAAAGAAGGTAATTTCTCAGCAAGCAAAGCCAAAGACTTTACTCTTTTAACAACAGACAATTTTGATACCGTTAAAGGAATTAAAATGTCTGTACAGCCTTTTCTTATCATTACTGAAAATGATTATATCCTTTTAGATGCAGGTATTGGCTGGAAAAATGAAAACGGAACATCAGTAATTTCCAAGATTCTTGAAGAAAATGGAATCAGTCCCGGTCAGATCACAAAACTACTGCTTTCCCATCTGCATAAAGACCACATTGAAGGAGCAGTAAAACTTACGGACCATGGTTTTGAAGCTGTTTTTCCAAATGCGGAAATCTATATTCAAAAGCGTGAGCTGGATTTTGCTATGGAAAATAAAGGGAATCCTTCTTTCGATTTTGATATTCTGGAAAAACTGATTCAGCTGCCCAATGTTATCTGGATGGATGATGATAAGGGAAATATTACTGATGAAATTTCCTACGAAGTCGTGGGAGGGCATACGCCTTTTATGCAGGTTTTCTGGATCAGAGAGAATGGAGAAACTGTTTTCTATGGTGCTGATGATCTTCCGCAAGCTTCTTATTTGAAATACCACCTCGCTTACAAAAGTGATTTTAACGGAAGAAAAGCAATGGAACTAAGGCTCAAATGGGAAAAAGAAGCCAGAGATAATGGCTGGAAAATCCTTCTTTATCACGATCTGGATAACGATGTAATTGAAATCAATGATTAA
- a CDS encoding MFS transporter: MQENSSNGISRTVIWLMAIISGLVVANNYYNQPLLALISEDLKVSESAASRISVLTQIGYALGLLLIVPLGDKFFRKRLILTDLFLVFGSLLWMTFATQLWMLYAASLLIGATSVIPQLFVPIAAELSSDKEKSANIGLVMSGLLLGILLSRFIGGIVGEVWGWRAMFGIAAGLMILVWLAVYKMLPELHPNFKGTYKELMRSVAHLAKTQPILQLASFRGAMAFGSMCALFTTLVFHMEKPPFNAGSSVVGSFGLAGAVGALAAAKVGKLQKYLDINRIILYSLLIVIGSWGFTYFAGETYWGLIIGVILVDLGVQSSHIMNQTNYFLIKSNAVNRLNTVYMVSYFIGGSLGTWLASVAWQKAQWGGVCFVGTVFGVLALIAHILFCNKVNKHTLNT; encoded by the coding sequence ATGCAGGAGAATTCTTCCAATGGCATTTCCCGGACTGTTATATGGCTGATGGCCATTATTTCCGGACTTGTGGTGGCCAATAATTATTATAACCAGCCTTTACTGGCCCTTATTTCTGAAGATCTGAAGGTTTCTGAAAGTGCCGCCAGTCGAATTTCCGTACTTACACAGATCGGGTATGCATTAGGACTATTGCTGATTGTACCTCTAGGGGATAAATTCTTTCGTAAAAGATTGATTTTGACTGATCTGTTCCTTGTTTTCGGATCTTTGCTATGGATGACTTTTGCCACTCAGTTGTGGATGCTGTACGCAGCCAGTTTACTGATTGGAGCAACATCTGTTATTCCGCAGTTATTCGTTCCCATAGCAGCTGAGCTTTCATCAGACAAAGAAAAATCTGCTAATATCGGGCTTGTCATGTCAGGACTTTTGCTGGGGATTCTTCTTTCCCGTTTCATAGGAGGTATTGTAGGAGAAGTCTGGGGTTGGAGAGCGATGTTTGGTATTGCAGCGGGGCTCATGATTTTAGTTTGGCTGGCTGTCTATAAAATGCTTCCGGAACTGCATCCCAATTTCAAAGGAACCTACAAAGAACTGATGCGTTCTGTAGCCCACCTTGCCAAAACACAGCCTATTCTTCAGCTTGCGTCATTCCGTGGAGCAATGGCTTTCGGTTCTATGTGCGCACTGTTTACAACATTGGTATTCCACATGGAAAAACCACCTTTTAATGCCGGATCTTCTGTGGTAGGAAGCTTTGGACTGGCAGGGGCAGTTGGGGCTTTAGCAGCAGCTAAAGTAGGGAAGCTGCAGAAATATCTGGATATCAACCGAATTATACTATATTCATTACTGATTGTTATAGGAAGCTGGGGATTCACTTATTTTGCAGGAGAAACCTATTGGGGGCTTATTATAGGAGTTATTTTGGTAGACCTTGGCGTACAGTCAAGCCACATTATGAACCAAACGAACTATTTCCTTATAAAATCCAATGCCGTCAACAGACTGAATACGGTATATATGGTTTCCTATTTTATTGGAGGCTCTCTGGGAACATGGTTAGCTTCTGTTGCATGGCAAAAAGCACAATGGGGAGGTGTTTGCTTTGTAGGGACAGTATTTGGAGTGCTGGCGCTCATCGCTCATATCCTTTTCTGTAATAAAGTAAACAAGCATACTTTAAATACTTAA
- a CDS encoding winged helix-turn-helix transcriptional regulator — protein sequence MGKIKENSTNSINRQYIHECDLTYAVCKIGGRWKLLILDKLKIEKLRFSELRKSILGITERMLTLQLRELEKEGLVKRTVYAQVPPRVDYELTDIARELIPIWNSLSEWGGKHRELIQEQEESE from the coding sequence ATGGGAAAGATAAAAGAAAATTCAACCAACAGCATCAACAGACAGTATATCCATGAGTGTGATTTGACCTATGCCGTCTGTAAGATCGGAGGCAGATGGAAACTTCTGATTCTTGATAAGTTAAAGATCGAAAAGCTACGGTTTAGTGAGCTTAGGAAATCTATTTTAGGAATAACGGAAAGGATGCTCACTTTACAGCTGAGAGAGCTTGAAAAGGAAGGGTTGGTAAAAAGAACGGTTTATGCTCAGGTTCCGCCAAGAGTAGATTATGAACTTACAGATATTGCAAGAGAACTGATCCCAATATGGAATTCCCTGAGTGAATGGGGTGGAAAACACAGAGAATTGATCCAGGAACAGGAAGAATCTGAATAA